ACGCGGCATAGCAGAAGGTATCTGCTTTCATCCCCATCAGCGTCGGCTTGAAGGCTTTTACAGGCTCCCCTGTATTGATGTCAAGAATATCATAGGTAACTACAACTGGTACCGTATTGTTTCCTTTGTTTGAAATCTCCACTCCAATGAAGGTTGAAGTAAGTTCTTCCCTGTCGATCTGGAGGTCCGTAACCTTTAGAAGCTTTTTGAGAACAGGAGATGTTTCCCGAATAATAAGAGTATTGGAAGGATAGCTCGGGTTTCCATATCCATCCTCATCTGACGGTATTATCAGTCCGGAGACTAAAATCTCATTTGCGACTTCATCTTTTGAGGCAACCCTGAGCTGCGTTTTGCGAACAATGGTATGCTTGTTCCCATCAACGTCAACAACTGCAGTCGCAGTTATATCGTAGGTTCCGGAAGGCAGATCCTTTGGAATATAAATATCAACGAGCCTGTACCAGTCTTCATACTCGGTCTGAAGAGAAAATGACTGGACAGGCGTATCCCGGAGAACGAAACCCTCAGGTAAATCGATCTCTAGAGTCACATTCATATTTCCATTATAATAGCTCTCAAAAAAAACGTACGCAGAAAGGTTACTGCCTCCTACTGCAAGCCCTTTCCCTTCCACGCCATGTGGGACCTGAAGCATGAATGCAGTCATCTCTTCAAGCTCAAATTCCTCCTGTGCAAGGGCTATTGTCGGCTGGAAGACGAGTAACATTACAGGGAGGAGATAAGCTATGTTTTTCATTCCGCAACCTTTTTTATTTGAGGATTTTTCTGATTTCCTGCATTTTCTTATCCCAGTCAGGAACATCTTCAAAGCTCACGATATTCACAGATCCACCCTGAAACTCTCCTTCTCCTGCCAGCTCTTCCATCCAGCTCTCTATTTCAAGGTAAGAGTTTTTCAGCTTTTCCAGAAGTTCAGGATCGGGGTTCCAGAGTCCTCTTGACTGCGCCTCAAGGAGTCGGCGTGCCATCTCTTCAAGGGCATAGGGATTGTTCTCTTCAAAGAACCTGCGCATTTCTTCGTCGAGGACGAATGTTTTTGTGATATCATCAAAGATCCAGTCGTCCACTTCCTGCGTGGAAGCCTCCCAGCCGTAGACTCTTCCAACTCTTTTAGAGATATCCTGTGCACCTTTATACCCATGCTGTTTCATGCCTTCGATCCATTTCGGGTTTAGGAGTCGGCTCCGTACCACCCTGCGTATTTCATCTGCCATGTCCCGGACTTCAACATGCTGGGGCTCTCTCGTATCTCCGAAATAGACCCTTACTTCTTTTCCCGAGGCCTGTTTTGCAGCAGCCGTGAGCCCTCCATGAGTCCCGAAATAACAGCAGCAGCCAAGTAAGTCATACTCGTCACTGACCACTTTGTTAAAGGTGGCATCAACAGTCTTCAGGCTGGAAGCAAGCTGCATGTGAGCCTCTTTTCCTTTTACATCTTTTCCGTAAGCATAGCCATTCCAGTAAAGGAAGATGTCTGCAAGGTCTTTCTCGTCTTTCCAGGCACTTGCATAAACAGCGAGCTGCACCCCTGCCGAATAGGTTCCGGGTTTGCTTGAAAAAATCCGTAAGGTAGCTTCCCTGGAATCTGCTCCTTCTTCAATCATCCTTAGGCTGTGTTTTCTCGGATAGTTCATTTCCTCAGGTTCATTAAGAGAGGCTACAGCTTGGATAGCTTCATCTATAATCTCCAGGCAGTTCGGGAAGTTGTCCCTGAGGATTCCTGAAACCCTAACAGTAACATCAATCCTGGGTCTGCCCAGTTTTTTAAGTGGAATAACATTGAACCCTTTCAGGTTCCCGTTGCTGAGCCAGACAGGTTCAACCCCGAGCAGGCTCATTATCTGTGCCATACCCTCTCCATCAGCCCACATGATATCGTTTGCCATCCAGTAAAAGCCTACATTCTCAGGGTAACGGTTCTCGTCTCTTAGATGTTTATTGATCAGTACCTCCGAAAGCTGTTGCCCAACTCTCCAGGCGGCTTTTGTCGGAACCTTTTTGGGATCAAGAGAATAGAAGTTCCTGCCTGTAGGCAGTACGTCGTCTTTTCCGCGCATGATAAGCCCGGATGGACCTGGAGGGATATATCCCCCTTCAAAGCCGTGGAGAAGTGACTCTATTTCCAGAGAGGCATCAATTCTGGATTCAAGATCAAGAATCCTTTCACAGATTGCAGCAGCGTCCTGAGAAAATACCGAATTTATGCTCGAAAAATTCTGTTCTTTGAAAACCGGTTCTATGATACCAGGTTCTGTAAAGTTTTCTTCTGCAGTGTTATTCCCTATGAAATCCCTATCTGCCAGAATCTGTTCTATTAAAAATCGTTCTTTAAAAATATGTTCTGTAACTGTCTGTTCCATGAAGCTTTTTGCTGCAAGAATCTCTCTTATTATTAAGGACGGCTCTTTTTCCGGGTTATTTATGAATATCCTGATAAAGTCTTTTGAAAGGGAATCAATCTCCTCAATTCTCTGCCCATTTGACTTTCCATTTTCTGAAATCCGGCCCTGGTCAGATATCAGTTCGTCAAGGTCGAGCCCCAGGATTTCTGCAATCAGTCTGCGGATAGAAACCTTATTTCCCACACTTTCCTGGTCATCATACCTTAAAATCGAGTTTATGAACTCAACTTTTTTCTCGCCTTCAGGGATCTGCCCGAAGATATGCATTCCGTGGTGTATCTGGCTGTTCCTTATCCTTCCGAGGGCTTCATGTGCCCTTCTTACAATTTCTTCAAAAGGAGTCTCATGGACAGCTTTTATCTCTGAGTCAAGGTTCGATTTCTTAATCTCGTCAAGTATCAGATGTTTTAAAGCGTGCGTCCTGCCTTTATCGTGTTTTACTTGCTCGTATTCCCCTAACAGCCTGTCAAGCTCATCAAGGCTTCCATAAAGCCCTCCTGCGGTCATGACTGTTTGCATATGATCAACAAGACAGGCAAGGCTTCGGCGTTTGGCGATTGTACCTTCAGGAGGGTTGTCAGAGTTGTAAATATAAAGATGGGGTATTGTTCCGATCCCTATATCAGGGTAGCAGTCTTCTGAAAGCCCAACCCCTTTTCCTGGCAGGAACTCAAGATTGCCGTGGGTTCCCACATGCACAAGCACATCGGCTCCAAAAGTATTCTCAAGATACCTGTATGCCGCAATGTACTGGTGGGTTGGGGGAACTTCAGGATCGTGAAGGATCTTGCATACTTTTCCGTCACATCTGGCGCCTGCACATCCTCTTTTTGGCTGTACACAGACCACAGCATTTCCATACTGTATTCCAGTAACTACGATTTTATTTTCGTAGACCATTGCAGCAGGAATGCCGTTTATCTCTTCTCCCGGAGGGTTTCCCCAGCTCTCAATTACCCTCTGCCTGACATGGGGGCTCAAGGTGTTGAAGAACTTCTCGTATTCTTCTTTTTCCACAAAAGCGAGAGCTCCGCCGTTCTTTACAATCTCGTTAATGGGAGTCCATCTGAACTCGGAAATTGCTTTTTTGCTCAGGATAGTGTCTATAAGCTCCTTGCCGTTAAGGGGAGGGTTTACATTATAACCAGCCTCCTGCATCCGGTTGAGGATTCTTGCCAGGCTTTCAAGGGAATCAAGGTTAGCAGCCCCTCCTACCGATGCTTCAACCCCCGAACACGGCTTGTTGTGAAGGATAAAAGCAACTTTTCTCTCGCCAACAGGTTTTTTCTTGAGGGTTATCCATTTCAGAACCCTGGATGCAAGTTTTGAGCAGCGTTCCTCAATAGGGAAATGGCCCATGTAATTTTCTTCCACTTTGCCTGCGCCTATTACAATTGGCTCAATTACGCCTTCAAACTCAGGTAAAGCAACACTCCAGCCGATCTCGGTGCTTAAACCCTGCGACTCTTTCCACTGCTCTATGGTCATATAGTGTGAAATTACAGGCTGGAAAACAGGCACATCAAGTTTTTTCAGTAACTCTACGCCTTTTGCTGCACATGAGGCTTCCCTCTCTTTCGCTTTGCTGCTGGCAATGAAGAATGGTGAAAGTTTTACAAGGCAATCTATGATGGGCTTTCCGTCTTTCATAAAGTAGGCTTCGATGACCTCTTCCATACTCCTGCTTCCAAGTTCTTCATCTTTCAGAGAGTATGCAAAAACAGGGATAACGGATAAACCCAGATTTTCAAAACTACTTATTAGAGCCTTCTCAATCTCAAGTTCGTTATTTACCCACGAAGTCCTGGAGATCAGTAGCCCAATCGTTTTTTCTTGAAGGGGTCCGTACCATTTAAGGTACTCCTGAGTATCTGAGAAAATTTCTCCGGCATCAGGATGATAGAGTCCATCCCAGGGAATTTTTTTCGGAGGCTTTGCTTCTATTTCAGCGCCAAAAACCTCTTGTAAAAGGTATCTTAGCATATTGCTGAAGTTTTCCTTCCCTCCGTAGATAATATATGAAAAACATGTGGCTGCAATTTCGAGTTTTACTGAAGAAAGAGTGAAGCTTGAGGGGTTGCTGCCAACACAGATTATGGGTATCCTTGATTTTAATGGTTCAAGCTTTTTATAGAAATCTTCCCAGAAGGGATTGGCTATGTGATAAATGAAGATAGCATCAGCGTTCTCACACGCAGCGAGCACATTTTCAGTTTCTTCGGGATTTTCCTCCAGGATTTTTGAGTAGTAAGCTTCAAGCTCTATTCCAAGCTCTTCTGCTGCCTTTAAAAGGGTAGGAATATATGAATTCCACGTTACAGAAACGATTTTCATATTTCACCCTCAGGTAAGGATATGCACTTTATATTCTCCGAGAACTGTGCCGTCTTCAAGCCTTGAAGGAGCTTCCAGGGCTGCAATATACCTGCCATCAGGCGAGATATCAGCAGATACAGTGATGCCTTCTGTGTTGTAAGTCTGAATGAGCCTGGAACTTGCTCCTCCTCTCTCTGATACGTCAAAAACATACACTCCGTGTCCACTTCTATCCTCAGTTACCAGGTTCTGGGCGAGAGGGATCACAAGGTAACGGTCGTTCAGTGCACATTCTCCGGCGTATCCATCCACTCTCCATTTCCAGAGAAGGTTGCCGTCATAATCATAGGCAAAGATAGTGTTCCCGCTGGGGTGTTCAAATGGAGCATCCTTGTTTTTATCTTTGGAGAAAGTGCTGCCAATTGAAAAGATCAGGGTATCATTGACTATGTAGGCATAGTTCGCACTGCCATAAATGGGCACACCGCTCACAATTATCGGAGTTGAAATGTTCTTCTCCCATGCAATTTCTGGGGTTCCGGTCTCGATGATCTCGGAGTTATTGAACAAAAAGGCCCTGCCGTCACTTGTCATTGTTATCAGCTTTTCTCCGTCAGGAGTAATCTGCGTGCTGTACCAGATTGCCGAATAATCGAAAAATGGTTCAAGTGGCTGGATATGGTAGTTCCAGTGCTCTTGTCCTGTGTTTCCGTTCAGAACATGGACAGTGCCCTCTTTCCATTTATCTGCCTTTGTAAAACTGGTAGTGCCAAAAACAGCGTATTTTCCATCAGGAGTGGCATCAATCCATGCAACCCCAGAGTCCATGAGTTCGGATTCTGGGAATTTCCAGCGCATATTGCCTTCGGAATCAAAGGAATAGATTCTTGCCAGATACTTGTATTTCTCACCGATATAGCCACATGCCCTGCTGGCAGCAACATAGATATTCCCTTCCGAATCAAGTTTTATCTTTTTCGTGGCAGGCATATATTTGAGGTCTGAACCCAGATCCGTGCCTGCACCAAATTTCCAGATTTCGGCGCCGTTAACATCGAAACAATACAGGAAAGCATCCGGACTTTCTTCACCCACAAAAAGGCGTTTTCCATCTTTTGAAAACTCTATGTCTGCAATTCTTGCATCCGCTATCCCTTCAACGAGCTGCTTTTCCCATAGCTTTTCACCTGTTGCAACTTCAATGAGTTTCAGAGAACCTCCATGGGTCCCGATTGCGAGATACTTGCTGTTTGGTGAGAATTTCGTTACACCTCTAATATTTGCATTGGTTTTTTCAATGTTTCCGGGAGTTACATCTTCGAGTTCTATGGTATATTCCTCTTTCAGGGCAGGTTTTGAGGGGGCATATGCTTCAATAGTGCTGGACTCCCCTGAGCCTGTTATCACTTCAAACCTGTACTGGGATTTGGGATTCCAATCAAAGGAGGCAAAGATATTGTCTTCCGTTTCTCCAACTTTCTGAGAAGTTATCTGTTCTTCACCAGAGTAAACCCGTATTTCCGATATTTCTGTCACACTTTGCAGGGTAAGCAGAGCTCCAGCCCTTGAGAAAACTATAGAGTCTATAGGGACTCCTTCTGCAGAACTGCTTATTTCCCGCGTTTCCTGCATCCCTGAATCCGAACTTTCAATCAATGTATTGTTATTGGATTCCTGGCTTTTTTCAGCACATCCCGAAGCCATCAAAATCACAATAAGAAGGACTATCAAAGATTTCCATTTCATTCTCTCACCTGACAATTATTAACCTGTGTTTTCCGGTTATATCCCCATTTTCAAGCTGCACGGGGATTTCGACTGCTGCTATAGTACAGTCTGAAGAGACCGCAGCACTCGCAACCACTCCTTCTGTATTGAATTTCCAGAGCAGTTTTGAATTCCCATTTCCGGGCTTCTGGAAATCGAATACATGGATTCCGTGAACCTGAGTGTTTCCTGATGACGTATCTTTTCCTACTGGCAGGACGAGGTATCTCATATCAGGAGAGCAGAAAATCCCTGCACAACGCCCTCCTAGATTATAGCTCCAGGAGATTTCTCCCGTCTCCACATCACATGATACTAGAGAATTTTCAAGGGGGTGTGCCATAGGGACATTTCTGGGATAATATACAGGAAGAGTGACTCCGGTAAGGTAAACTATTTCGTTTTCAGACACGATTTTAGCGTCTTCTCCGTAAGCATATATGACACTTCCTTCCAGTTCTTCTGGAGTTGTCACATTGGATTGCAATTCTTTGGAGTACCATTCGGATTTCCCATTTCCCGGTTTTTTAATTTTTGAATCATAAAACAGGTACTTTCTTCCGTCCCATGTATATACAGTTATTACGGAACCATCATCTGAAATATCAAGTCCGTGCCAGATAGCTGTAGAAACAAAATAAGGTTTAAGAGGCGGAATTTCGTATTTCCAGCGGAGGTTTCCGGTTTCATCTACAGAGTAGACGACGGCATCAAGTTCAAGGGAATTTGTCCAGTCCCCGGTTGAAAAAACCACATTTTTTCCATCCTGGCTTGAATCAATCCAGTTTACACTCCGAGCATAATTTTCATTTGCCGGCAGTTTCCAGGAAAGTGTACCATCTGAGCTGAACCTGTACACTCTTGAGACCAGCCCGTAACCAGGTTCTTTCCAGTATCTACCTGCTGCGATGTATACGGCATCATCAGCAGCCGTTATTTTGTATATAGAAGGCTGATATTTTGGGTTCTCACTGGTCCCCAGATCGTCGGCGCTTCTATAGCTGTGAATTTCAACCCCTGTGCCTGCATCCATGGAATAAATGTATCCGTCAGCACTCCTTTCTCCTACAAGGAGATACTTACCGTCTTTCGAGAACGAAATGTCTGAAATGTTTCCATTTAAGGTCTTATTCCATAGCGGATTTTTGCCTGGCACATCAACAACTGTCAGGTTTTTCCCTGTCCCGACAGCTAAATACTTTCCGTTCTGGGAATATGCTACACAGTCCTGGATATTCGATCTTCCTTCACTGAGATTTTCCGGCTTTATATCTCCAAGTTCATACTCCCAGTAAAGGTAAGGAGAAACTTTCTCAGAAGAAATTATATTTTCATGGCTCAGGGGATTGCTTGCCTGACCACTCTCACTATTGTCTGTTAGAATCTTTTCATTTTTTGAGATTTCTTCACTACTGTTATTCCCCTCTTCATCAGAGGCTGTGATATGTGAAGATACACATCCTGAACAGACCAGAAAAATAAATGAAAGTATAATTATCAGCACAATACTACCCTTTTTCATTTTCAAACTCCTTTTCAGGCTCATCTTGAGGCTCCTTTGATTGCCTTTTATCATTATCCATATATCTTGAGATCTGAGATACTCAAAATATTCTGATGCTGTGTACTATTGTCTCCAAAACCTGCACTCATTTTTTCAATTTTTATATTTTCAGCGGGACCGCAATATTTCTTATAATCTTCAATGAGATCTCTTTCAACTGTACCCATTGGAATTCCTGAGACTATGATCGATGGGGAAAAACGCCTTCTGTTTTCCTTATCCCGATAATATTCACCTTCGGACTGCGGATTCATGCTCCCTGCTGCAACATAGTAAATGGACCTGTGATCATTGAATGTTATTTTTAACCAGAGACTGAACCTATCCAGATCCTGCCCTTCCCAGTTCCAGGAAATTTTTCCTGGAGAAATGCTCACATTTTTACTCCACACCCCTTCCCCTGTCTGTTCTGGATCCGTTGTATTTAGATACAGTACCCCGTCTTTGCATCTTAGAAGCTCCCCTTCAAAGCTGCAATCCTCAAAATTTTCCTGGTACAGGGATTTTTTCTCGGGCATAATTTGAGAGTAAAATATCAAGCCTGCAAAGCTGATGATGATAATTCCAAATATTATGGTCTTCCTGGAAACCATAATTGACACATAAATCATATAATTAATAAATATTTCGAAAATATACTTTAATGATCACATATAGTATTAAATAAATAATATTTATGACTACTATTTCTGAGCAAGTTTTTATTTGATAATAAATATTCCACTTTCTATTTTCATGTGTAAAAATAATTCTTTATAATGTATTCTTTCATATTCCATTACATTGATAACGAGATATTAATTGTTTTTCTACTGTATTTTATCCTGAATAATCTTATTTACTCTACACTATTCTCGATTTTAAGGTTTCTTTTAACAATATAATCCTTTCATCAAAATAAAAAAGCGCAATTGTTATATATTGCTACAATATTTCTCATTTTTATGGATAATAGTAACAATAAATTCAAAAAATTTATTAATTTTTATATTATTTTTTTTATTTCAATAGCTTTAGTTGCTATCGATCCGGCGAAAAGTGCCATTGACCAGCGAGGTCCTCTCATAAATATTTCAGCCGGAGAGTATGTAATCCTCAATGGAGAAAACTGTCCAGGATTTTACTATTCAACGTCTACCGGCACATA
This region of Methanosarcina flavescens genomic DNA includes:
- the cobN gene encoding cobaltochelatase subunit CobN — protein: MKIVSVTWNSYIPTLLKAAEELGIELEAYYSKILEENPEETENVLAACENADAIFIYHIANPFWEDFYKKLEPLKSRIPIICVGSNPSSFTLSSVKLEIAATCFSYIIYGGKENFSNMLRYLLQEVFGAEIEAKPPKKIPWDGLYHPDAGEIFSDTQEYLKWYGPLQEKTIGLLISRTSWVNNELEIEKALISSFENLGLSVIPVFAYSLKDEELGSRSMEEVIEAYFMKDGKPIIDCLVKLSPFFIASSKAKEREASCAAKGVELLKKLDVPVFQPVISHYMTIEQWKESQGLSTEIGWSVALPEFEGVIEPIVIGAGKVEENYMGHFPIEERCSKLASRVLKWITLKKKPVGERKVAFILHNKPCSGVEASVGGAANLDSLESLARILNRMQEAGYNVNPPLNGKELIDTILSKKAISEFRWTPINEIVKNGGALAFVEKEEYEKFFNTLSPHVRQRVIESWGNPPGEEINGIPAAMVYENKIVVTGIQYGNAVVCVQPKRGCAGARCDGKVCKILHDPEVPPTHQYIAAYRYLENTFGADVLVHVGTHGNLEFLPGKGVGLSEDCYPDIGIGTIPHLYIYNSDNPPEGTIAKRRSLACLVDHMQTVMTAGGLYGSLDELDRLLGEYEQVKHDKGRTHALKHLILDEIKKSNLDSEIKAVHETPFEEIVRRAHEALGRIRNSQIHHGMHIFGQIPEGEKKVEFINSILRYDDQESVGNKVSIRRLIAEILGLDLDELISDQGRISENGKSNGQRIEEIDSLSKDFIRIFINNPEKEPSLIIREILAAKSFMEQTVTEHIFKERFLIEQILADRDFIGNNTAEENFTEPGIIEPVFKEQNFSSINSVFSQDAAAICERILDLESRIDASLEIESLLHGFEGGYIPPGPSGLIMRGKDDVLPTGRNFYSLDPKKVPTKAAWRVGQQLSEVLINKHLRDENRYPENVGFYWMANDIMWADGEGMAQIMSLLGVEPVWLSNGNLKGFNVIPLKKLGRPRIDVTVRVSGILRDNFPNCLEIIDEAIQAVASLNEPEEMNYPRKHSLRMIEEGADSREATLRIFSSKPGTYSAGVQLAVYASAWKDEKDLADIFLYWNGYAYGKDVKGKEAHMQLASSLKTVDATFNKVVSDEYDLLGCCCYFGTHGGLTAAAKQASGKEVRVYFGDTREPQHVEVRDMADEIRRVVRSRLLNPKWIEGMKQHGYKGAQDISKRVGRVYGWEASTQEVDDWIFDDITKTFVLDEEMRRFFEENNPYALEEMARRLLEAQSRGLWNPDPELLEKLKNSYLEIESWMEELAGEGEFQGGSVNIVSFEDVPDWDKKMQEIRKILK
- a CDS encoding WD40 repeat domain-containing protein, translating into MKWKSLIVLLIVILMASGCAEKSQESNNNTLIESSDSGMQETREISSSAEGVPIDSIVFSRAGALLTLQSVTEISEIRVYSGEEQITSQKVGETEDNIFASFDWNPKSQYRFEVITGSGESSTIEAYAPSKPALKEEYTIELEDVTPGNIEKTNANIRGVTKFSPNSKYLAIGTHGGSLKLIEVATGEKLWEKQLVEGIADARIADIEFSKDGKRLFVGEESPDAFLYCFDVNGAEIWKFGAGTDLGSDLKYMPATKKIKLDSEGNIYVAASRACGYIGEKYKYLARIYSFDSEGNMRWKFPESELMDSGVAWIDATPDGKYAVFGTTSFTKADKWKEGTVHVLNGNTGQEHWNYHIQPLEPFFDYSAIWYSTQITPDGEKLITMTSDGRAFLFNNSEIIETGTPEIAWEKNISTPIIVSGVPIYGSANYAYIVNDTLIFSIGSTFSKDKNKDAPFEHPSGNTIFAYDYDGNLLWKWRVDGYAGECALNDRYLVIPLAQNLVTEDRSGHGVYVFDVSERGGASSRLIQTYNTEGITVSADISPDGRYIAALEAPSRLEDGTVLGEYKVHILT
- a CDS encoding WD40 repeat domain-containing protein, which translates into the protein MKKGSIVLIIILSFIFLVCSGCVSSHITASDEEGNNSSEEISKNEKILTDNSESGQASNPLSHENIISSEKVSPYLYWEYELGDIKPENLSEGRSNIQDCVAYSQNGKYLAVGTGKNLTVVDVPGKNPLWNKTLNGNISDISFSKDGKYLLVGERSADGYIYSMDAGTGVEIHSYRSADDLGTSENPKYQPSIYKITAADDAVYIAAGRYWKEPGYGLVSRVYRFSSDGTLSWKLPANENYARSVNWIDSSQDGKNVVFSTGDWTNSLELDAVVYSVDETGNLRWKYEIPPLKPYFVSTAIWHGLDISDDGSVITVYTWDGRKYLFYDSKIKKPGNGKSEWYSKELQSNVTTPEELEGSVIYAYGEDAKIVSENEIVYLTGVTLPVYYPRNVPMAHPLENSLVSCDVETGEISWSYNLGGRCAGIFCSPDMRYLVLPVGKDTSSGNTQVHGIHVFDFQKPGNGNSKLLWKFNTEGVVASAAVSSDCTIAAVEIPVQLENGDITGKHRLIIVR